The sequence CAAACTCAGCAGCCTACTGGTCCACGCCCGGCGTTTTGCTTTTCACTGCAACTGCTGACACCACAGGGGCAAGATTACGAGCAATACGATAATCTGCTGGATACTCAACAAAGCGAAGCCTGGATACAGGCGTATTTGCAGCGCAGCAATACTTTTCTCAACAGTGTTTCCCTAAGAGTCGATCCGCAAGCGGGGCTGGAGGTAACGTTCGCTGATGAAAACGTTCACCAGCCTGTGGTAGCAGATACGTCGCCCGTGGAACTTCAACAACTCGACGGTGGGGTTTTTTACCTACAAGAAAGCATTGCCAGCGAGCGTTATTTTCTCGCGCTGGGGGAGAGAGATCTGGCGGAATTTAATTTCTATACCGCTCCCATTTGGGACGGTCGATCTTTTCCACCCGGTTTTGCAGGATTACCGCGCGCCTTAATGGAAAGCGTTAGTGTTGAGCAGAATTAACCAATAAGGCGGGAGCCGCTGAAGTACCAATGGAATCGGCGCCTGTTTAGTACTGATGATTGTTTTCTGCCACCAACTACTCTGCCGACTTTTTGTTTTTCCCCCGTAACGCGGGCTCCGTGCTGTGCCTGCAACCGCTTATTCAAACGTCAATCCGCTCCATCGCACCCTCACTGCCCAAACAATCCAGTAATTATCAACGGTATGTTGATAGATAAGCAATGATTACTCTATTTATTCAACATGGTGATGATATTAACCTGTGCTCACTGGCTCGCAGAGGTGACAACTGCGAATTATTCTGGATTAAAGGAATCACATTATGAACACGCTATTTTCGAAATTTGTATTTGCGCCGACGTCTGGCTTGGCGGCGACGAGCTTGCGACTGCCGGTGGCGGTTATTTTTATTGCTCATGGTGCGCAAAAGCTGTTCGGCTGGTTTGGCGGTTACGGTTTGGCCGGCACTGGTCAATGGATGTCCAGTATTGGCTTGGAGCCCGGCTACGCCATGGCGCTGCTCGCTGGCAGTGCGGAGTTTTTTGGTGGGATGGCGCTTGCCCTTGGGCTGTTAACGCGTCCGGCGGCGCTGGTGACCGCGTTTACCATGGTCGTTGCGCTATTTTCCGCACACGTCAGTAACGGACTTTTTTTATCGAACAATGGTTATGAATATGCTCTGGCGTTATCTGCCGCGTCCGTCAGTCTGGCGTTTTCAGGTGGCGGTGCTTTCTCGCTGGACGCATTAATCAATGCAGTTCGCCAGAGGGCACTGTCTGCACGAAACTTCAACAATGAATCTGTTTTGGTGTGATTAACGTAGCCATTAGATACACACATCTAAAGAGCAGGGTATTTGCGAAAAATCTAATACCTTCAAAACGGAGAAAATTATGTTAGTGAATGGCAAATGGCAAGGCGATTGGTCGCCGAACGATGATAAAGACACGGACGGC comes from Teredinibacter turnerae and encodes:
- a CDS encoding DoxX family protein codes for the protein MNTLFSKFVFAPTSGLAATSLRLPVAVIFIAHGAQKLFGWFGGYGLAGTGQWMSSIGLEPGYAMALLAGSAEFFGGMALALGLLTRPAALVTAFTMVVALFSAHVSNGLFLSNNGYEYALALSAASVSLAFSGGGAFSLDALINAVRQRALSARNFNNESVLV